In Sphingomonas oryzagri, one genomic interval encodes:
- a CDS encoding helix-turn-helix domain-containing protein produces MKPFRLAQAETSTPLSLKASRTRFTRSGSNPFRVVTEEEIAASTASSTVSFDPDTCHYPICGNVCNHAPEMGNGQGEFANLMELGGRLREERTRIGLTQAELGAIGGVSLNSQSDYENPDKTRQPNAAYLHAVARAGIDVGYVITGVRSQALPAAESRLVTKLRSASPVDQQTIARVITAILDDKAGVSPNPADNLPDERLLTKMFETLLRVADKLPADRRAKILAQSLPAALRAIEGDWIIEETPADDADELPLDEKRSA; encoded by the coding sequence TTGAAACCATTTCGCCTCGCCCAAGCCGAAACCTCGACGCCCTTGTCTCTGAAGGCTTCGCGCACGCGCTTCACACGCTCGGGGTCCAACCCCTTCCGCGTTGTGACGGAGGAAGAGATTGCGGCCAGTACCGCCTCTTCCACCGTTTCCTTCGATCCTGACACGTGCCATTACCCAATTTGTGGAAACGTGTGTAACCATGCCCCAGAAATGGGGAATGGGCAAGGGGAATTCGCCAATCTTATGGAATTGGGAGGCCGTCTTCGTGAAGAACGGACGCGCATCGGTCTTACGCAGGCCGAATTGGGCGCGATCGGCGGCGTTTCGCTCAATTCGCAGAGCGATTACGAGAACCCTGATAAGACCAGACAACCTAATGCGGCTTACCTGCACGCTGTAGCGCGGGCCGGGATCGACGTCGGCTACGTCATTACGGGTGTTCGATCCCAAGCGCTTCCAGCTGCGGAAAGCCGGCTGGTGACTAAACTGCGGAGTGCTTCGCCCGTCGATCAGCAGACAATTGCGCGAGTGATTACCGCTATTCTCGACGACAAAGCTGGCGTCAGCCCGAACCCGGCCGACAATCTGCCGGACGAGCGCCTGCTTACCAAGATGTTCGAGACGCTCCTCCGCGTCGCCGACAAGCTGCCGGCCGATCGCCGCGCGAAGATCCTCGCTCAGTCCCTCCCCGCCGCGCTGCGCGCGATCGAGGGCGACTGGATCATTGAGGAGACGCCGGC
- a CDS encoding DNA-binding protein translates to MREAFRDKGVEVSAWARRNGFNIQLVHMILRGERKCERGQSHRIAVLLGLKDASLPDIDERLGGTPSLRNADHG, encoded by the coding sequence GTGCGCGAAGCCTTCAGAGACAAGGGCGTCGAGGTTTCGGCTTGGGCGAGGCGAAATGGTTTCAATATCCAGCTCGTTCACATGATCCTGCGAGGCGAACGGAAGTGCGAGCGTGGGCAATCCCACCGCATTGCCGTTCTCCTCGGCCTCAAGGACGCCTCTCTCCCCGATATCGACGAGCGGCTTGGTGGAACCCCCTCACTTCGGAACGCGGATCATGGGTGA
- a CDS encoding ogr/Delta-like zinc finger family protein, protein MKRDVAFPCPHCGGRTLIRSSEQVSDTVRETRMRCDNDDCGFSFVAQISVIRTIQPSLQPKPGVVVPLGNQNLRWDRRRPPDLLESLMTSSG, encoded by the coding sequence ATGAAGCGTGACGTTGCGTTTCCGTGTCCACATTGCGGGGGTCGCACCCTCATCCGCTCCAGCGAGCAGGTGAGCGACACCGTGCGCGAGACGCGGATGCGCTGCGACAATGACGATTGCGGGTTCAGCTTCGTGGCGCAGATCTCCGTGATCCGCACCATCCAGCCGAGTCTGCAGCCCAAGCCCGGCGTCGTCGTGCCGCTGGGCAATCAGAATCTGCGTTGGGATCGGCGCAGGCCGCCCGACCTGTTGGAATCCCTGATGACCAGCAGCGGCTGA
- a CDS encoding DUF2312 domain-containing protein, protein MSDANVAADQLRLFIERIERLEEEKKGMMDDIKDVYLEAKSQGYDAKTMRVIVRLRKMEKNARDEADALLETYKRVLGL, encoded by the coding sequence ATGTCTGACGCGAACGTCGCGGCCGATCAACTTCGCCTTTTCATCGAGCGTATTGAGCGCCTCGAAGAAGAGAAGAAGGGCATGATGGATGACATCAAGGATGTCTATCTTGAGGCCAAGTCACAGGGTTACGACGCCAAGACCATGCGCGTGATCGTTCGTCTCCGAAAAATGGAGAAGAACGCCCGCGACGAGGCGGACGCGCTGCTCGAAACCTACAAGCGGGTGCTGGGGCTGTGA